A genomic region of Kluyveromyces marxianus DMKU3-1042 DNA, complete genome, chromosome 5 contains the following coding sequences:
- the RNR1 gene encoding ribonucleoside-diphosphate reductase large chain 1 yields the protein MTDTVELWDAKSSQKKSFNKDKLIEFLGSLTFGLNKDYLDITLVVDKILLGAPNELTDKAKFVSYVAETVAAMSSTHPDYSTLAARVEIRELHELIGKSTFTENLAKLRKIVDAPEDQSKRRKLSSRSLSKNLISEEFYQYALKHRDQIDKAIDMSRDYYFTYFGWKTLCKSYLMKRNNEETYETPQFMFMRVALAIHGPFNDIDAVLETYQLMSQKYFIHASPTLFNSGTVNQYLSSCFLVAMEEDSIDGIYKTLHKTALISKASGGIGIHVSNIRANGAYISGSNGTSNGLVPMLRVFNNTARYVDQGGNKRPGAFCIYLEPWHGDIIDFLQLRKNHGKEEMRARDLFYALWIPDLFMQRVENNEDWSIFSPDEATGLSDCYGTEFKTLYEKYERELIPMKKMKAQQIWSEILQSQTETGVPFMLYKDSCNEKSNQKNLGVIKSSNLCCEIVEYSSPEEVAVCNLASVALPTYVKITSDDSPVFDFVTLHRVVKVLVRNLDRTIDVGAYPIPEAKRGNLRHRPLAIGVQGLADAFMLCRTPFESEDAATLNKQIFETIYHAAIEASIELAEKYGHYESFPGSPAQKGELQFDMWGLNKENYHFLFDDWDTLKQQITNGPGLRNSLLVGPMPTASTSQILGFTESFEPMTSNIYSRRVLSGEFTIVNQYMVDDFCKMKVWNEKLKNRILKDNGSIQTIDGVPEEMKSLYKTVWEISQKKLIDLSRDRAPFIDQSQSLNLYLREPTMGKLTSMHFYAWKKGLKTGMYYLRTQAASRAIQFTLNDENTLLDKLSTHASDTTKVLPKKFLGQYPDHANDENHKSDNSSQGDIYGIHDTTPLICNIIEGATCESCSG from the coding sequence ATGACAGACACCGTTGAACTATGGGATGCGAAGTCATCTCAAAAGAAATCATTCAACAAGGATAAATTAATTGAATTTTTAGGGTCTCTTACATTCGGATTAAACAAGGACTATTTAGATATAACCTTGGTTGTGGATAAGATTTTATTAGGTGCCCCAAATGAACTTACCGATAAGGCAAAATTTGTGTCATATGTGGCCGAAACAGTTGCGGCAATGTCTAGTACCCATCCTGATTATTCTACACTAGCAGCAAGAGTAGAGATTAGAGAGTTGCATGAACTCATCGGTAAATCGACGTTTACAGAGAATCTAGCTAAACTACGAAAGATTGTGGATGCGCCAGAAGATCAATCAAAGAGACGCAAACTGTCTAGTAGAAGCTTATCTAAAAATCTCATATCAGAGGAGTTTTATCAATATGCTTTAAAGCACCGCGACCAAATCGACAAGGCCATAGATATGTCAAGagattattattttacATATTTTGGTTGGAAGACACTTTGTAAGTCatatttgatgaagagaaacaaTGAGGAAACTTATGAAACTCCGCAGTTTATGTTCATGAGAGTTGCTCTTGCTATTCACGGACCATTTAATGATATAGATGCAGTACTTGAGACTTACCAATTAATGTCACAAAAGTATTTTATTCACGCTTCACCTACTTTGTTCAATAGCGGTACAGTAAATCAATATTTGTCATCATGCTTTCTTGTGGCTATGGAAGAAGACTCTATTGATGGTATTTATAAGACTTTACACAAGACTgctttgatatcaaagGCATCTGGTGGTATTGGAATACATGTGTCAAATATAAGGGCAAATGGTGCTTATATCTCAGGGTCGAATGGTACTTCAAATGGTTTAGTTCCTATGCTGCGGGTTTTTAACAACACAGCAAGATATGTCGATCAAGGTGGGAACAAACGCCCTGGTGCCTTTTGTATATACTTGGAACCATGGCATGGGGATATTATTGACTTCTTACAACTAAGAAAGAATCAcggaaaagaagaaatgaggGCCCGAGACTTATTTTATGCTCTATGGATTCCGGATCTTTTTATGCAACGTgttgaaaataatgaagatTGGTCCATTTTTAGTCCAGATGAAGCAACAGGTTTATCTGACTGCTATGGTACAGAGTTCAAAACCCTATATGAAAAGTATGAGCGAGAATTGATtccaatgaaaaaaatgaaagcgCAACAAATTTGGTCGGAAATTCTACAAAGTCAAACGGAGACAGGAGTTCCTTTCATGCTTTATAAGGATTCATGCAATGAGAAGTCCAACCAGAAAAACTTAGGTGTCATTAAGTCGTCTAATCTTTGTTGTGAAATCGTGGAGTATAGTTCACCAGAGGAAGTAGCAGTCTGCAATCTTGCATCAGTCGCACTACCTACGTACGTCAAAATAACTTCTGATGATTCTCCTGTATTTGACTTTGTAACTCTTCATCGTGTTGTTAAAGTGTTGGTTAGGAATCTAGATAGAACTATAGATGTTGGAGCTTACCCTATCCCAGAGGCAAAAAGAGGCAACTTAAGACACCGACCATTAGCTATTGGTGTTCAAGGACTTGCAGATGCTTTTATGCTCTGTAGAACACCCTTTGAATCAGAAGATGCTGCCACATTGAATAAACAGATATTTGAAACTATTTACCATGCCGCAATTGAGGCATCTATTGAACTCGCTGAGAAATATGGCCACTACGAAAGTTTCCCAGGATCACCAGCTCAAAAGGGTGAACTTCAATTTGATATGTGGGGCTTGAATAAGGAAAACtatcattttttattcGATGATTGGGATACCTTAAAGCAACAAATTACTAATGGGCCTGGTTTGAGGAATTCACTTTTAGTTGGTCCAATGCCAACTGCCTCAACTTCTCAAATATTGGGTTTCACAGAATCGTTCGAACCTATGACCTCTAATATCTATTCCAGGAGGGTGCTATCTGGAGAATTTACAATCGTTAATCAATATATGGTGGATGATTTTTGTAAAATGAAAGTATGGAACGAAAAGCTAAAAAATAGAATTCTAAAAGATAATGGTTCCATTCAAACCATTGATGGTGTGCCGGAGGAGATGAAGAGTTTATACAAAACTGTTTGGGAAATttctcaaaaaaaattgatcGATCTTTCCAGAGATAGAGCTCCATTCATTGATCAGTCTCAGTCTCTAAACTTGTATTTGCGTGAACCAACTATGGGAAAATTAACATCAATGCACTTTTATGCATGGAAGAAGGGATTGAAGACAGGGATGTATTATCTTAGAACTCAGGCAGCTTCTCGTGCTATACAATTTACTttgaatgatgaaaatACCTTATTAGACAAATTATCTACACACGCATCCGACACTACCAAAGTACTCCCCAAGAAATTTTTAGGCCAGTATCCAGATCATGCTAATGATGAGAACCATAAAAGTGATAATTCTTCCCAGGGTGATATATACGGAATCCATGATACAACTCCGTTGATTTGTAATATTATAGAAGGTGCGACTTGTGAAAGTTGCTCTGGGTGA
- the YPT10 gene encoding Rab family GTPase YPT10, with protein sequence MGNSAYIATIKVVLLGESSVGKTAIVTRFTTGEFQTNNATIGAAFTTKELEWVGEEDDISRKVRFEIWDTAGQERYRSLAPMYYRNTDVAVVVFDVTQPESRDKAKSWIDELHCYVEDYKKDDIVVQVVANKSDLIVRGESEDVWNGVKLVSAKTGDGIEQLFKDIAENMPLDKFKLVGGNNELANVDENTSRIELDSVHRAINNASCNC encoded by the coding sequence ATGGGAAATTCAGCGTATATTGCTACAATCAAAGTAGTGTTATTAGGAGAATCGTCTGTAGGAAAAACAGCTATAGTGACTAGATTTACAACTGGGGAATTCCAAACTAATAATGCCACAATCGGTGCTGCATTCACAACGAAGGAGCTTGAGTGGgttggagaagaagatgatatttcTAGAAAGGTAAGGTTTGAGATTTGGGATACAGCAGGTCAAGAAAGATACCGTTCGTTGGCTCCGATGTATTACAGAAACACAGACGTTGCTGTAGTTGTATTTGATGTTACTCAACCTGAAAGTAGAGATAAAGCGAAGTCATGGATTGATGAACTCCATTGTTATGTGGAAGACTATaaaaaagatgatattGTAGTACAAGTTGTTGCGAACAAATCTGACCTTATAGTACGAGGGGAATCCGAAGATGTTTGGAACGGTGTGAAGTTGGTTTCTGCAAAAACTGGAGACGGTATAGAGCAGTTATTCAAGGATATAGCTGAAAATATGCCACTtgataaattcaaattgGTCGGAGGTAATAATGAGCTGGCGAATGTCGACGAAAACACATCTCGTATAGAGCTGGACTCTGTACACCGGGCGATAAATAATGCTTCATGCAACTGCTAG
- the SHM1 gene encoding glycine hydroxymethyltransferase SHM1 produces MLSRSVRCSRNVLIGVRRYASSKAAAAGVSGNQLLVSKHVQDIDPEMFDILTKERQRQKHSVTLIPSENFTSKSVMDLLGSEMQNKYSEGYPGERYYGGNQFIDMAESLCQKRALELYNLDPELWGVNVQPLSGAPANLYAYSAVMETNDRLMGLDLPHGGHLSHGYQLPSGTKISYISKYFQTMPYHVDAQTGIIDYDTLSKTSKLFRPKVIVAGASAYSRVLDYKRFREIADACGAYLMVDMAHISGLIAAGVTASPFDYADIVTTTTHKSLRGPRGAMIFYRKGVRKVTKKGKEIMYDLEKRINFSVFPGHQGGPHNHTISALAVALKQASTPEFKEYQTAVVENARVFSEELIKKGFKLVSDGTDTHLILINLSNLGIDGARLEALLEKINIAANKNTIPGDKSALFPSGLRVGTPAMTTRGFGPQEFAQVASYIDRAVKLAIGIKSQESPDAKDARSKLANFKELCNESEQVKELAAEVYQWAGEFPVPGEL; encoded by the coding sequence ATGCTGTCAAGAAGTGTTCGTTGTTCTAGAAATGTGTTAATTGGCGTTAGACGTTATGCGTCGTCaaaagctgctgctgccggAGTAAGTGGTAACCAATTATTGGTATCTAAGCATGTACAAGATATTGATCCTGAGATGTTCGATATCTTGACAAAAGAGCGTCAAAGACAAAAGCACTCTGTCACTTTAATTCCTAGTGAAAATTTCACTTCCAAGTCAGTTATGGATCTTTTGGGTTCAGAAATGCAAAACAAATATTCTGAAGGGTATCCTGGTGAACGTTACTATGGTGGTAACCAATTTATTGACATGGCAGAGTCGCTGTGTCAAAAGCGTGCTTTAGAGCTTTACAATTTAGATCCTGAGTTATGGGGTGTCAATGTTCAACCATTGTCCGGTGCACCAGCAAATTTGTACGCTTATTCTGCTGTGATGGAAACAAATGATCGTTTGATGGGATTAGACTTGCCACACGGCGGTCATTTATCTCACGGCTACCAATTGCCAAGCGGTACCAAAATTTCTTACATATCAAAGTACTTTCAAACAATGCCATATCATGTCGATGCTCAAACTGGTATCATCGATTACGATACTTTGTCTAAGACGTCTAAACTATTTAGACCAAAGGTCATTGTTGCTGGCGCTTCAGCATACTCCAGAGTATTGGATTACAAGCGCTTTAGAGAAATCGCTGATGCATGTGGAGCCTATTTGATGGTTGACATGGCACACATTTCTGGTTTGATTGCAGCTGGTGTGACCGCATCTCCATTTGATTATGCCGATATTGTTACAACCACCACACATAAGTCATTACGTGGTCCAAGAGGTGCAATGATCTTTTACAGAAAGGGTGTCAGAAAGGTTACCAAGAAGGGTAAGGAAATCATGTATGACTTGGAGAAGAGAATCAACTTCTCTGTGTTCCCTGGCCACCAAGGGGGACCACATAATCATACTATCTCTGCTTTGGCAGTTGCCTTAAAGCAAGCTTCTACTCCAGAATTTAAGGAATACCAAACTGCTGTAGTAGAGAATGCCCGTGTGTTCAGTGAAGAATTAATCAAAAAGGGTTTCAAATTGGTCTCTGATGGTACTGATACTCATTTAATCCTTATCAACTTGTCTAACTTGGGTATTGACGGTGCAAGATTGGAAGCtttattggaaaagatcaacATCGCTGCTAACAAGAACACTATTCCAGGTGATAAATCCGCTTTGTTCCCATCTGGTTTAAGAGTGGGGACTCCGGCTATGACTACTAGAGGATTTGGACCTCAAGAGTTTGCTCAAGTTGCTAGTTACATTGATAGGGCGGTGAAATTGGCAATTGGTATTAAATCTCAAGAGTCCCCAGATGCTAAGGATGCAAGATCTAAGTTAGCAAACTTTAAGGAGTTATGTAATGAGTCCGAACAAGTTAAGGAACTTGCAGCTGAAGTTTACCAATGGGCTGGCGAATTCCCAGTCCCAGGTGAACTATAG
- the VPS30 gene encoding beclin 1 produces the protein MGDLTLRCMNCRSLLDIDSSLVDLSMAQRDLLLNSETNTDNSDNNKHNGENDRNIIPQEKLKIINQVKSPSQLRIGQAKNVTAESYVFLTDTEFSLTKFKNNGDEFVDDEDYDERNKTLSSRISALSNIFNILSCKSNIDYPVCQGCCDTLLEKLKEEYNQELKKRDTYHEFMKRIQEQNNSVEIYSDGNKGPKELKNLKREKEELLRQLQELEGENDLLQNDIQTLQSQLKEKQEQQLEQLREKNVQQMEHLSFIKDIQSLKNQRVVTLNHIDSLRKLNIYNETFRISHKGPFGTINELRLGSVPKIQVPWTEINAALGQVVLLLSLIVEKTSLPLPDYNLKPMGSTSVIEKRDLQTDQWFVLKAYGGSEFSLSSLFHKENPIDKALLAILEIIKKLSENVSSNTSEPASIELPYDISDDKINGLSILLKSSSPSLEWTTACKFLLTNIKWLLAFSTSRINKAKP, from the coding sequence ATGGGGGACTTAACACTAAGATGTATGAACTGTCGTTCCTTATTGGACATTGATTCATCCTTGGTGGATTTATCTATGGCCCAAAGGGATCTACTATTAAATTCTGAAACTAATACGGATAACAGTGATAATAACAAACATAATGGCGAAAACGATAGAAATATCATACCTCAggaaaaattaaagatcATAAATCAAGTAAAAAGTCCATCGCAACTTCGAATAGGACAAGCCAAAAACGTGACTGCAGAGTCATATGTTTTCCTAACAGACACTGAGTTTAGTTTGACAAAGTTCAAAAATAATGGCGATGAATTTGTAGACGATGAAGATTAtgatgaaagaaataagaCCTTGTCATCCAGGATAAGTGCACTCAGtaatattttcaatatcttATCCTGTAAAAGTAATATAGACTATCCAGTGTGTCAAGGCTGTTGTGATACATTGTTGGAGAAACTTAAGGAAGAGTATAATCaagaattaaagaaaagggaTACATACCATGAATTTATGAAGCGAATCCAGGAGCAGAATAACTCCGTTGAAATATATAGCGATGGTAATAAAGGACCAAAAGAGCTCAAAAATTTAAAACGGGAGAAAGAGGAACTATTACGGCAACTACAGGAACTAGAAGGTGAGAATGATCTCCTTCAAAATGATATCCAGACTCTCCAAAGTCAGctaaaagagaaacaagaacagcaACTTGAGCAATtaagagagaaaaatgTCCAACAAATGGAACACCTTTCATTCATTAAAGATATACAATCGCTCAAAAATCAGCGTGTCGTTACGTTAAATCATATCGACAGTCTCCGCAAACTTAACATATATAATGAGACATTCAGAATATCTCACAAAGGTCCATTTGGAACTATAAATGAGTTACGTTTGGGAAGTGTTCCAAAAATCCAGGTTCCTTGGACAGAAATAAATGCCGCTCTGGGTCAAGtagtattgttattatcCCTAATTGTGGAGAAAACGTCATTACCATTACCAGATTATAATTTAAAGCCAATGGGATCTACTTCCGTGATTGAGAAGCGAGACCTGCAGACAGATCAATGGTTTGTATTAAAAGCATATGGTGGTAGTGAGTTTAGCCTAAGCTCTCTTTTCCATAAAGAAAATCCCATAGATAAGGCTCTTCTAGCCATCCTTGAGATCATTAAGAAATTATCGGAAAATGTTTCATCAAACACAAGTGAACCAGCATCAATAGAATTACCGTATGATATCTCGGATGATAAAATCAATGGTTTGTCAATACTTTTGAAAAGCTCTTCCCCCTCTTTGGAGTGGACTACAGCGTGTAAATTTCTTCTCACGAATATTAAATGGCTTCTCGCATTCTCTACCTCCCGTATAAATAAAGCTAAACCATGA
- the THI72 gene encoding nucleobase cation symporter-1 family protein, translating into MSAKLGGITSVMSNEEIEIIHEQKKIESESEPQGKWARFFKKLEVPHTGKPLSVLRNPDLEPISVEDRTWGFWSFFAYWGLPNFAVATFSTGSALLDLNLNIQQSIGALVIANVLIAVVTIMNSNPGIRCRIGYTLDQRMIFGIRGSFIGIIFRVGLSVVQYGYLAWLGGLCTNMIFSSFSLNYLNMKNTFPSSVPMAKRDCISFLIFQIIQMPLAFVKPRKVNIPSIISCFMTLFAIIGIMAYLISKNGGPGPLFYKKVDLSTSERSWMWLYAIAIWYSGVSAGVANQSDYSRFSSNSRASYLGLFLGIVIPGTFVSLAGMLCASACLKLYGTAYWTPDEIVAQWLNDNYSSKARAAAFFIGISFTSSQVFLNMTQNGYACGFDLTGLAPKYINVTRGTLFCQLISWVVQPWTFFNTASSFLNVMSSFGIFTSPIITINVIDFYIIRKQKVSLLDFFTLSPLGTYWYWKGINLRAVAALICGVTLGLPGLAYSANTHIKVNQPMMNYYYGYFFFIPLVTGCVYYGLNLIFPHKHNRQGENDPIDYFNCFTEQERLERNMVAFDNSKGDVYQYLDAEESSMNDLNEVNEVINSDKAEK; encoded by the coding sequence ATGAGTGCAAAACTTGGGGGTATCACTTCGGTGATGAGCAATGAAGAGATAGAGATTATTCATgagcaaaagaagattgaaAGTGAGTCAGAACCTCAGGGGAAATGGGCAAGATTTTTCAAGAAGCTTGAAGTTCCTCACACGGGCAAACCACTATCTGTCTTAAGAAACCCTGATCTTGAGCCGATTAGTGTTGAAGACAGAACATGGGGATTCTGGTCCTTTTTCGCTTATTGGGGGCTTCCTAACTTTGCAGTTGCTACATTCTCAACTGGTTCTGCGTTACTTGATCTCAACTTAAACATACAACAATCAATCGGTGCATTGGTGATTGCTAATGTACTCATTGCAGTGGTAACTATTATGAACTCAAACCCAGGCATCAGATGTCGTATTGGATATACGTTAGATCAAAGAATGATTTTTGGAATTAGGGGTTCTTTCATCGGAATCATATTCCGTGTTGGTTTATCAGTTGTTCAATATGGATATCTCGCTTGGTTAGGAGGACTATGCACCAACATGATATTTAGTTCCTTCTCGTTAAACTATTTGAACATGAAGAATACTTTTCCTAGCTCAGTTCCAATGGCCAAAAGGGATTGCATCTCTTTCCTGATATTTCAAATAATCCAAATGCCATTAGCATTTGTTAAACCAAGGAAAGTGAATATACCCTCCATCATTTCCTGCTTCATGACACTATTTGCCATCATTGGTATCATGGCCTACCTGATATCGAAAAATGGGGGACCAGGCCCTCTTTTCTATAAGAAAGTTGACCTTTCTACTTCCGAAAGATCATGGATGTGGTTATATGCTATCGCAATTTGGTACTCTGGTGTTTCCGCAGGTGTCGCTAATCAATCTGATTATTCTCGTTTTTCATCTAATTCAAGGGCTTCATATTTGGGACTATTCTTAGGGATTGTCATTCCTGGTACCTTTGTCTCCTTGGCAGGTATGCTTTGTGCATCCGCATGCTTGAAGTTATATGGTACCGCTTATTGGACTCCAGATGAAATTGTAGCTCAATGGTTAAATGATAACTATAGTTCCAAAGCTAGAGCTGCGGCGTTTTTCATTGGAATTTCCTTCACGAGCTCGCAGGTGTTCCTAAACATGACTCAAAATGGTTACGCATGTGGCTTTGACCTAACAGGCCTTGCTCCCAAATACATTAATGTTACTAGGGGTACACTATTTTGCCAATTGATATCTTGGGTTGTTCAGCCTTGGACTTTTTTCAATACAGCTTCTTCATTCTTAAATGTCATGAGTTCCTTTGGTATCTTCACTAGTCCTATCATTACGATCAATGTTATCGACTTCTATATCATTCGCAAACAGAAGGTGTCCTTGTTAGATTTCTTCACTCTCTCACCCCTTGGTACTTATTGGTATTGGAAGGGTATTAACCTTCGGGCTGTTGCAGCACTTATTTGTGGTGTTACTCTAGGTTTACCTGGCCTAGCATATTCTGCAAATACCCATATTAAAGTCAACCAACCTATGATGAATTACTACTACGggtacttctttttcatccCATTAGTTACCGGGTGTGTTTACTATGGTCTAAATCTTATATTTCCACATAAACACAATAGACAAGGAGAAAATGATCCAATTGATTACTTTAACTGTTTCACTGAACAAGAGCGTTTGGAAAGAAACATGGTTGCATTTGATAACTCAAAGGGTGATGTATACCAATACTTAGATGCGGAAGAGAGTTCAATGAATGACTTAAATGAGGTGAACGAAGTCATTAATAGTGATAAAGCAGAGAAATAG